The Ruminococcus bovis genome includes a region encoding these proteins:
- the secD gene encoding protein translocase subunit SecD, whose product MKRIPKPVFFIVAILILLFSYTAIFGVSYYTGDVKHTVIKGVNDIRWGIDIQGGVEATFVPANGKKATDSQLDSAKAIIETRMVSNGITDYELYTDSGTSSIIVRFPWKEDEKDFDAEKSIQEIGSTAKLTFRPGNSYKETSLGADGEPVYKTPTGDTETVLMDGSHVKDTSVAQNTDGSGNYVVNLEFDSEGTKQFADITQKYVNQVVSIWMDDEMLSAPTINEAITGGKAQISGNFTVESATKLANQIKAGALPFALETKSNGSISPTLGDNSLTAMAIAAVIAFAIIAIFVILIYRLPGVITVIALIGQMGLSVAAISRYFTVFNSFTMTLPGIAGIILSIGMGVDANIITAERIKEEFRNGKTLDGAIDRGTKSSLSAIVDGNMTVVIVSVILLLVFGTANILSFMFGASTTGTIYAFGYTLLMGVISNFIMGVLLSRVMLKSVVGFKCVRKKWLFGGAKNNEE is encoded by the coding sequence ATGAAAAGAATTCCAAAGCCTGTATTCTTCATTGTCGCAATTCTAATTTTACTGTTTAGCTATACAGCAATCTTTGGTGTATCTTATTACACAGGTGACGTAAAGCACACAGTTATAAAAGGTGTTAACGACATTAGATGGGGAATTGACATTCAGGGTGGCGTGGAAGCAACATTTGTTCCAGCCAACGGTAAAAAAGCCACTGACTCACAACTTGATTCAGCTAAGGCAATTATTGAAACTCGTATGGTTTCAAACGGTATCACAGATTACGAACTATATACTGATAGCGGTACTAGTAGTATTATCGTTCGTTTTCCATGGAAAGAAGACGAAAAAGATTTTGACGCAGAAAAGTCAATTCAAGAAATTGGTTCTACTGCAAAGCTAACTTTCCGTCCGGGTAACTCTTACAAAGAAACTTCTTTGGGAGCAGACGGTGAACCTGTTTATAAGACACCAACAGGTGACACTGAAACAGTCCTAATGGACGGTTCTCATGTTAAGGACACTTCTGTTGCTCAGAATACTGACGGTTCAGGTAACTATGTTGTTAACCTTGAATTTGACAGTGAAGGCACAAAGCAGTTTGCTGACATTACACAGAAGTATGTAAACCAAGTTGTTTCAATTTGGATGGATGATGAAATGCTTTCAGCTCCAACAATTAATGAAGCAATCACAGGTGGTAAGGCTCAGATTTCCGGTAACTTTACTGTTGAATCAGCAACAAAACTTGCTAACCAGATTAAGGCCGGTGCTCTTCCATTTGCTTTAGAAACAAAGTCAAATGGTAGTATCTCACCAACACTTGGTGATAACTCTCTAACAGCTATGGCAATTGCTGCAGTTATTGCTTTTGCAATTATTGCAATTTTTGTAATTCTAATATATAGACTTCCTGGTGTAATTACAGTTATTGCTCTAATCGGTCAGATGGGTCTATCAGTAGCAGCAATCTCAAGATACTTCACAGTATTTAATTCCTTTACAATGACTCTACCTGGTATTGCCGGTATTATCTTGTCAATTGGTATGGGTGTTGATGCTAACATTATCACTGCTGAAAGAATTAAGGAAGAATTTAGAAACGGTAAGACACTTGACGGTGCAATTGATAGAGGTACTAAGAGTTCACTATCAGCTATCGTGGATGGTAATATGACAGTTGTTATCGTTTCTGTTATTCTACTACTTGTATTTGGTACTGCAAACATTCTATCATTTATGTTTGGTGCTTCCACAACAGGTACAATTTACGCATTTGGTTACACACTACTAATGGGTGTTATCTCTAACTTTATTATGGGTGTTCTACTTTCAAGAGTAATGCTAAAGAGTGTTGTAGGCTTTAAGTGTGTAAGAAAGAAATGGCTATTTGGAGGTGCAAAAAATAATGAAGAATAA
- the secF gene encoding protein translocase subunit SecF — translation MKNKLVRFTKFSKVFFGISLGIILIGIICNFVFGTQLDIQFRGGSYIKYSYVGDVDTDKLKDVIQTNTKQEVTMSISSDILSNSKKGDAYTIRVEFAGTKAISTNEQKNLTQTVQKAFPDNNFKVLEASAIESSMGSKFLLKCLTAVAIASILMVLYVTIRFRKIGGLSAGVMALVALFHDVAMIYFMYVIFQMPIDSNFIAVVLMILGYSLNDTIVIYDRVREERRNFGAKEDIGYVFDYSATKVLRRTIFTSLTTLIAIGTVLVVSMIFNISSVTSFALPMMIGVISGCYSSVCIAGPLWVMWQKHKKKAKASK, via the coding sequence ATGAAGAATAAGTTAGTTCGTTTTACTAAATTCAGTAAAGTATTTTTTGGCATCTCTTTGGGTATCATACTTATTGGTATCATTTGTAACTTTGTATTTGGCACTCAGCTAGATATTCAGTTCCGTGGTGGTTCTTACATTAAATACTCTTATGTAGGCGATGTTGATACAGATAAGCTAAAGGATGTTATCCAGACAAATACTAAGCAAGAAGTTACAATGTCAATTAGCTCAGATATCCTTTCTAACTCTAAGAAGGGTGACGCTTATACAATCCGTGTTGAATTTGCCGGTACTAAGGCTATTTCAACTAATGAACAAAAGAACTTAACACAGACAGTTCAGAAGGCTTTCCCTGATAACAACTTCAAGGTTCTTGAAGCATCAGCTATCGAAAGCTCAATGGGTTCTAAGTTCTTACTAAAATGTTTAACAGCTGTTGCTATCGCAAGTATTCTTATGGTTCTATATGTTACAATTAGATTCCGTAAGATTGGTGGTCTATCAGCCGGTGTTATGGCTCTTGTAGCTTTGTTCCACGATGTGGCTATGATTTACTTTATGTATGTAATTTTCCAGATGCCTATCGACTCAAACTTCATTGCCGTTGTTCTTATGATTCTAGGTTACTCACTTAACGATACAATCGTTATTTACGATAGAGTTCGTGAAGAACGCCGTAACTTCGGTGCTAAGGAAGACATTGGCTATGTATTCGATTACAGTGCAACTAAGGTTCTTAGAAGAACAATCTTTACTTCTCTGACAACACTTATTGCTATCGGTACAGTTCTTGTTGTTTCAATGATTTTCAACATTTCATCAGTTACAAGTTTCGCACTTCCAATGATGATTGGTGTTATCTCAGGTTGTTACAGTTCTGTATGTATCGCAGGTCCTCTATGGGTTATGTGGCAGAAACACAAGAAGAAAGCTAAGGCTAGTAAATAA
- a CDS encoding metal ABC transporter substrate-binding protein yields MKKIISIFLLFVVTFAFCSCGEVKKSTDKISVVTTIFPYYDFARSVSKGTCDVDMLLKPGSDVHSFEPTPSDIIKIRNADLFIYNGGESDEWVDSILESLGDTDKPVVMKMTDYVKPLAEMDADHHAEDEEDEHIWTSLDNAKTLVSKISDEVSKLDQKHKTVYNKNSLDYIEKISKVQIEIENTVNSSKSKKIVVGDRFPLLYFATEFSLDWECAFPGCSTETEPSLDRLSKLTDTIEKDKIKTILKLEMSENKVADTLADETNTKVRTFYSAESVSKEDFANNVTYVDLMKRNNNALKEALSNDTN; encoded by the coding sequence TTGAAAAAGATTATTTCAATATTTCTTCTGTTTGTTGTTACTTTTGCTTTTTGTTCATGTGGTGAAGTTAAGAAGTCAACAGATAAAATTTCTGTAGTAACAACAATTTTCCCTTATTATGACTTTGCAAGAAGTGTATCAAAGGGTACTTGTGATGTTGATATGTTACTAAAACCGGGAAGTGATGTACATTCTTTTGAACCAACACCATCTGATATTATAAAAATCAGAAATGCAGATTTGTTCATCTATAATGGTGGTGAAAGTGATGAATGGGTAGACTCTATTCTTGAATCACTTGGAGATACCGACAAGCCGGTTGTTATGAAAATGACCGATTATGTTAAGCCTCTTGCCGAAATGGATGCTGACCATCATGCTGAAGATGAAGAGGATGAACATATCTGGACAAGTCTTGACAATGCAAAAACTTTAGTTTCAAAAATCAGTGATGAAGTTTCTAAGCTAGACCAAAAGCATAAAACGGTTTATAATAAAAATAGTCTTGATTACATTGAGAAAATCAGTAAAGTACAAATTGAAATTGAAAATACTGTAAATTCTTCAAAAAGTAAAAAAATAGTTGTGGGTGATAGATTTCCACTTCTATATTTTGCAACAGAATTTTCTCTTGATTGGGAATGTGCATTCCCGGGATGTAGTACAGAAACCGAACCTAGCTTGGATAGACTTTCAAAATTAACTGATACTATTGAAAAAGATAAAATAAAAACTATCCTAAAGCTTGAAATGTCTGAAAATAAAGTTGCAGACACTTTGGCTGATGAAACAAATACAAAGGTAAGAACATTTTATAGTGCTGAGTCTGTTTCAAAAGAAGACTTTGCAAATAATGTTACCTATGTTGACTTAATGAAAAGAAATAACAATGCTTTAAAGGAGGCACTCTCAAATGACACAAATTAA
- a CDS encoding metal ABC transporter ATP-binding protein, translating to MTQIKVENATMGYEGVPVIKDLSFQIDEGDYVCIVGENGSGKTTLMKGILGLNPPLKGSIKYNGLDKNEIGYLPQKKNIQKDFPASVMEVVLSGCINRKYHIFHNKKDKENAIRHLQMVNMLDYKKHSFSQLSGGQQQRILLARALCATEKVIVLDEPVTGLDPIATADMYSLIKDINHKGITVIMVTHDINMAVRQASHILHISAGTEGTNFFGTAHQYVHSSVGSKFLLTECPCDVCTHSHNKEVK from the coding sequence ATGACACAAATTAAAGTTGAAAATGCTACTATGGGTTACGAGGGTGTACCTGTAATCAAAGACCTATCATTCCAGATAGATGAAGGGGACTATGTTTGTATAGTGGGTGAAAACGGTAGTGGTAAAACAACCTTGATGAAAGGTATCTTAGGACTAAACCCACCACTAAAAGGTTCAATTAAATATAATGGCCTTGATAAGAATGAAATAGGTTATCTCCCTCAAAAGAAAAATATCCAAAAGGATTTCCCTGCATCTGTTATGGAGGTTGTGCTTTCAGGTTGTATAAATCGAAAGTATCATATTTTCCACAACAAAAAGGATAAAGAGAATGCTATTAGGCATTTACAAATGGTAAATATGCTTGACTACAAGAAACATTCATTTAGTCAGCTTTCAGGTGGTCAGCAACAGAGAATTTTACTTGCCAGAGCATTATGTGCTACAGAAAAGGTTATTGTACTTGATGAACCGGTAACAGGTCTTGACCCAATAGCTACTGCCGATATGTATTCACTTATTAAAGATATTAACCATAAAGGCATTACGGTAATTATGGTTACTCATGATATTAATATGGCAGTTAGACAAGCAAGTCATATTCTTCATATTTCTGCCGGTACAGAGGGTACAAACTTCTTTGGTACTGCTCATCAGTATGTGCACAGTAGTGTTGGTAGCAAATTCTTGCTTACTGAATGTCCTTGTGATGTTTGTACTCATAGTCATAATAAGGAGGTAAAATAA
- a CDS encoding metal ABC transporter permease — translation MIEFFSYGFIERAMIVGALVSLCAALLGAILVLKRYSMIGDGLSHVGFGAIAIGAAANLTPMYFALPMMIISAFILLKLSSSSNSKMSGDSAIAIISSSALAIGITVCSVTGMNSDLNSYLFGSILATSKEDAILAIILAVIIIVSFFIFYNKIFAVTFDDDFAKATGTPTNVYNMVIAVLTALTIVIGMRVMGTLLISALIIFPSLTSMRLFRNFKGVIISSVVISLFCFFTGMIVSFNFDTPTGATVVLVNLAMFIIFWIISKILKR, via the coding sequence ATGATAGAATTTTTCTCCTATGGTTTTATTGAAAGAGCAATGATTGTAGGTGCTTTAGTTTCCCTTTGTGCTGCACTTTTAGGTGCAATTCTTGTGCTAAAGCGTTACTCTATGATTGGTGACGGTCTTAGTCATGTTGGCTTTGGTGCAATAGCAATTGGTGCTGCTGCTAACTTAACACCAATGTATTTTGCTTTGCCAATGATGATTATTTCAGCTTTTATATTGCTGAAACTTTCTTCATCATCAAATAGCAAAATGAGTGGTGACTCAGCAATTGCTATTATCAGTTCATCAGCTTTAGCAATAGGTATTACAGTTTGTTCTGTAACAGGAATGAATAGTGACCTTAACAGTTATCTGTTCGGTTCAATCCTTGCAACAAGTAAAGAAGATGCAATTCTTGCAATTATCTTGGCAGTAATTATTATTGTTAGTTTCTTTATTTTCTACAATAAGATTTTTGCAGTAACATTTGATGATGACTTTGCAAAGGCAACAGGTACTCCTACAAATGTTTATAATATGGTTATTGCAGTGCTTACTGCTTTAACAATTGTAATCGGTATGAGAGTAATGGGTACACTACTGATTTCAGCACTTATTATTTTCCCATCATTAACATCAATGAGATTGTTTAGAAACTTTAAGGGTGTTATTATCAGTTCAGTTGTAATTTCACTGTTCTGTTTCTTTACCGGTATGATTGTGTCCTTTAATTTTGACACACCTACCGGTGCAACAGTTGTTTTAGTGAACTTAGCAATGTTCATTATTTTCTGGATAATTTCAAAAATTCTAAAAAGATAA
- a CDS encoding DUF4363 family protein, producing the protein MKRLWWVAVLVTIAFAICFTEIYAIKNSRDTFTKTIDESRIAMENKDYEKAKELSEELIKKWDKQEKKLNYLMEHSLLDEISMDIEQLPEYTNEDGKEDYLSANDRIKKQFNVLYTNELPYGDNIF; encoded by the coding sequence ATGAAACGGTTATGGTGGGTTGCTGTCCTTGTTACAATAGCTTTTGCCATTTGTTTTACTGAAATTTACGCAATAAAAAACAGCAGAGATACTTTCACAAAAACTATTGATGAAAGCAGAATTGCTATGGAAAACAAGGATTATGAAAAAGCAAAAGAACTTAGTGAAGAACTGATTAAAAAATGGGATAAGCAAGAAAAGAAACTAAACTACCTTATGGAACACTCTTTACTTGATGAAATCAGTATGGATATAGAGCAGTTACCGGAATACACAAATGAGGACGGTAAGGAAGATTATTTATCTGCAAATGACAGAATAAAAAAGCAGTTCAATGTGCTATACACAAATGAACTGCCTTATGGTGATAATATTTTTTAG